Proteins from a genomic interval of Lathamus discolor isolate bLatDis1 chromosome 11, bLatDis1.hap1, whole genome shotgun sequence:
- the PXMP4 gene encoding peroxisomal membrane protein 4 — protein MAGGGDSLRAAFRAANALLQQRRYRAALAVIKGFRNGAVYGAKVRAPHALVMTFLFKSGSLREKLKAIAQATYTHSRNLAYFVFTYKGLMALQSRLQGKKIPFHSFFAACIGGWLVFGDNNPINSQIIMYLLSRILFGLSRLAVEKGYIPQPKQDPFPLVAALIWGTVLWLFEYHRHTLQPSLQSSMTYLYDDSNTWHDISDFLIYNKRTDK, from the exons ATGGCCGGCGGCGGGGACTCGCTCCGCGCCGCGTTCCGCGCCGCCAACgctctcctgcagcagcgcCGGTACCGCGCCGCGCTCGCCGTCATCAAGGGCTTCCGCAACGGCGCCGT TTATGGAGCAAAAGTTCGTGCCCCACATGCCCTGGTGATGACTTTCCTGTTCAAGAGTGGAAG tttaAGAGAGAAATTGAAGGCGATTGCTCAGGCTACATACACTCATTCCCGGAACTTGGCCTATTTTGTGTTCACCTACAAGGGGCTGATGGCGTTGCAGTCCCGACTGCAGGGGAAGAAAATCccatttcattctttctttgcagCCTGCATTGGGGGTTGGCTGGTGTTTGGTGACAACAACCCCATCAACAGCCAG ATCATCATGTACCTGCTGTCCCGGATCCTGTTTGGCCTGTCTCGGCTGGCAGTGGAAAAGGGCTATatcccacagccaaagcagGATCCCTTTCCACTTGTTGCTGCTCTGATCTGGGGCACAGTTCTGTGGCTCTTCGAGTATCACCGGCACACCCTGCAGCCCTCCCTGCAGTCCTCCATGACCTACCTGTATGATGATAGCAACACATGGCATGACATCTCTGACTTCCTCATTTATAACAAAAGGACAGACAAGTAG